One genomic window of Nicotiana sylvestris chromosome 10, ASM39365v2, whole genome shotgun sequence includes the following:
- the LOC104229525 gene encoding F-box/LRR-repeat protein At3g03360-like isoform X4 — MLDLPSKDLHIRKWLSFILENKVEHVVLHSVFRDMYTLPQLFYTCSSLITFDLSNCAFEKGAVISWKSLKTLKFDTVVLDDETSVKLLSGCPALETMELTSCYSFRHLEINNSNLKRLKLEGVLPMNEGGERSFEIIAPYLQQLEIIGGIHDIKCRLVNVSSLVSAPLNFFIACVSQLDSTFVYVEDDSCHDHHQVFWTLIQDYLQKVSHVMELTIATWFAEVLFMPQLDEVLLPELKCKCLTLKLHITKYNLYGVASLLQASPHMETLNIDMESGAELSWIRGCRSLWNTTFLINAKQKSFTLRLLPPMFHTS; from the exons ATGTTGGACCTGCCTAGTAAGGACTTGCATATCAGAAAATGGCTTAGTTTTATTCTAGAAAACAAAGTGGAACATGTTGTATTGCACTCAGTTTTTCGTGACATGTACACATTGCCTCAACTGTTCTACACTTGCTCCTCATTGATAACGTTTGATTTGTCTAACTGTGCATTTGAGAAAGGAGCAGTTATATCGTGGAAATCTCTCAAGACACTGAAGTTTGACACGGTGGTCTTAGACGATGAAACTAGTGTGAAATTACTATCAGGTTGTCCTGCTTTGGAGACTATGGAGCTGACTTCTTGCTATAGTTTTCGTCATTTGGAAATTAACAATTCAAATTTAAAGAGATTAAAGTTGGAAGGAGTTTTGCCGATGAATGAAGGAGGTGAGCGTTCATTTGAAATTATTGCACCTTATCTTCAGCAGTTGGAGATTATAGGAGGTATCCATGATATTAAATGTAGGCTAGTAAATGTATCTTCCTTGGTCAGTGCTCCCCTTAATTTTTTTATTGCATGTGTGAGTCAGCTCGATAGTACTTTTGTATATGTTGAGGATGACAGTTGTCATGATCATCATCAAGTTTTTTGGACCCTCATCCAAGATTATCTTCAAAAAGTGAGTCATGTAATGGAGCTAACAATTGCGACTTGGTTTGCAGAG GTCCTTTTCATGCCGCAGCTCGACGAAGTGCTGCTTCCAGAATTGAAATGCAAATGTCTCACGCTAAAGTTGCACATAACAAAGTATAATTTATATGGAGTAGCTAGCCTTTTGCAGGCCTCGCCTCACATGGAGACACTCAACATAGACATGGAATCTGGC GCAGAGTTGAGTTGGATCAGGGGTTGTAGAAGCTTGTGGAACACAACTTTCTTGATAAATGCCAAGCAGAAGAGTTTCACATTGCGCCTTTTACCTCCCATGTTCCATACGAGTTAA
- the LOC104229525 gene encoding F-box/LRR-repeat protein At3g03360-like isoform X2: MLDLPSKDLHIRKWLSFILENKVEHVVLHSVFRDMYTLPQLFYTCSSLITFDLSNCAFEKGAVISWKSLKTLKFDTVVLDDETSVKLLSGCPALETMELTSCYSFRHLEINNSNLKRLKLEGVLPMNEGGERSFEIIAPYLQQLEIIGGIHDIKCRLVNVSSLVSAPLNFFIACVSQLDSTFVYVEDDSCHDHHQVFWTLIQDYLQKVSHVMELTIATWFAEVLFMPQLDEVLLPELKCKCLTLKLHITKYNLYGVASLLQASPHMETLNIDMESGIILSLSRILVSATAMNQVVCAKEMIMIWRVGFQTLHFPMSRVLSLSTPLGCVMNPMIGFSNFQSFC, encoded by the exons ATGTTGGACCTGCCTAGTAAGGACTTGCATATCAGAAAATGGCTTAGTTTTATTCTAGAAAACAAAGTGGAACATGTTGTATTGCACTCAGTTTTTCGTGACATGTACACATTGCCTCAACTGTTCTACACTTGCTCCTCATTGATAACGTTTGATTTGTCTAACTGTGCATTTGAGAAAGGAGCAGTTATATCGTGGAAATCTCTCAAGACACTGAAGTTTGACACGGTGGTCTTAGACGATGAAACTAGTGTGAAATTACTATCAGGTTGTCCTGCTTTGGAGACTATGGAGCTGACTTCTTGCTATAGTTTTCGTCATTTGGAAATTAACAATTCAAATTTAAAGAGATTAAAGTTGGAAGGAGTTTTGCCGATGAATGAAGGAGGTGAGCGTTCATTTGAAATTATTGCACCTTATCTTCAGCAGTTGGAGATTATAGGAGGTATCCATGATATTAAATGTAGGCTAGTAAATGTATCTTCCTTGGTCAGTGCTCCCCTTAATTTTTTTATTGCATGTGTGAGTCAGCTCGATAGTACTTTTGTATATGTTGAGGATGACAGTTGTCATGATCATCATCAAGTTTTTTGGACCCTCATCCAAGATTATCTTCAAAAAGTGAGTCATGTAATGGAGCTAACAATTGCGACTTGGTTTGCAGAG GTCCTTTTCATGCCGCAGCTCGACGAAGTGCTGCTTCCAGAATTGAAATGCAAATGTCTCACGCTAAAGTTGCACATAACAAAGTATAATTTATATGGAGTAGCTAGCCTTTTGCAGGCCTCGCCTCACATGGAGACACTCAACATAGACATGGAATCTGGC ATAATATTGTCACTATCCAGAATCCTTGTTTCTGCTACCGCTATGAATCAAGTTGTTTGCGCAAAGGAGATGATAATGATTTGGAGAGTTGGATTTCAAACTTTGCATTTCCCAATGTCAAGAGTGTTAAGCTTGTCTACTCCACTGGGATGTGTCATGAACCCCATGATAGGCTTTTCGAACTTTCAGAGTTTCTGCTAA
- the LOC104229525 gene encoding probable F-box protein At1g60180 isoform X1, with protein sequence MLDLPSKDLHIRKWLSFILENKVEHVVLHSVFRDMYTLPQLFYTCSSLITFDLSNCAFEKGAVISWKSLKTLKFDTVVLDDETSVKLLSGCPALETMELTSCYSFRHLEINNSNLKRLKLEGVLPMNEGGERSFEIIAPYLQQLEIIGGIHDIKCRLVNVSSLVSAPLNFFIACVSQLDSTFVYVEDDSCHDHHQVFWTLIQDYLQKVSHVMELTIATWFAEVLFMPQLDEVLLPELKCKCLTLKLHITKYNLYGVASLLQASPHMETLNIDMESGNPCFCYRYESSCLRKGDDNDLESWISNFAFPNVKSVKLVYSTGMCHEPHDRLFELSEFLLKKAIVLEKFVIIAKRRKCRKCFQNCVSPYSLQLAANLLGCPRPSTNFMMIFHESDSK encoded by the exons ATGTTGGACCTGCCTAGTAAGGACTTGCATATCAGAAAATGGCTTAGTTTTATTCTAGAAAACAAAGTGGAACATGTTGTATTGCACTCAGTTTTTCGTGACATGTACACATTGCCTCAACTGTTCTACACTTGCTCCTCATTGATAACGTTTGATTTGTCTAACTGTGCATTTGAGAAAGGAGCAGTTATATCGTGGAAATCTCTCAAGACACTGAAGTTTGACACGGTGGTCTTAGACGATGAAACTAGTGTGAAATTACTATCAGGTTGTCCTGCTTTGGAGACTATGGAGCTGACTTCTTGCTATAGTTTTCGTCATTTGGAAATTAACAATTCAAATTTAAAGAGATTAAAGTTGGAAGGAGTTTTGCCGATGAATGAAGGAGGTGAGCGTTCATTTGAAATTATTGCACCTTATCTTCAGCAGTTGGAGATTATAGGAGGTATCCATGATATTAAATGTAGGCTAGTAAATGTATCTTCCTTGGTCAGTGCTCCCCTTAATTTTTTTATTGCATGTGTGAGTCAGCTCGATAGTACTTTTGTATATGTTGAGGATGACAGTTGTCATGATCATCATCAAGTTTTTTGGACCCTCATCCAAGATTATCTTCAAAAAGTGAGTCATGTAATGGAGCTAACAATTGCGACTTGGTTTGCAGAG GTCCTTTTCATGCCGCAGCTCGACGAAGTGCTGCTTCCAGAATTGAAATGCAAATGTCTCACGCTAAAGTTGCACATAACAAAGTATAATTTATATGGAGTAGCTAGCCTTTTGCAGGCCTCGCCTCACATGGAGACACTCAACATAGACATGGAATCTGGC AATCCTTGTTTCTGCTACCGCTATGAATCAAGTTGTTTGCGCAAAGGAGATGATAATGATTTGGAGAGTTGGATTTCAAACTTTGCATTTCCCAATGTCAAGAGTGTTAAGCTTGTCTACTCCACTGGGATGTGTCATGAACCCCATGATAGGCTTTTCGAACTTTCAGAGTTTCTGCTAAAGAAAGCAATAGTTTTGGAGAAGTTCGTTATCATAGCGAAGAGAAGAAAATGCCGGAAATGTTTCCAAAATTGTGTTTCCCCATATTCATTACAATTGGCTGCCAATTTGTTAGGTTGCCCAAGGCCCTCCACCAATTTTATGATGATTTTCCATGAGTCAGATTCAAAATGA
- the LOC104229525 gene encoding F-box/LRR-repeat protein At3g03360-like isoform X3, giving the protein MLDLPSKDLHIRKWLSFILENKVEHVVLHSVFRDMYTLPQLFYTCSSLITFDLSNCAFEKGAVISWKSLKTLKFDTVVLDDETSVKLLSGCPALETMELTSCYSFRHLEINNSNLKRLKLEGVLPMNEGGERSFEIIAPYLQQLEIIGGIHDIKCRLVNVSSLVSAPLNFFIACVSQLDSTFVYVEDDSCHDHHQVFWTLIQDYLQKVSHVMELTIATWFAEVLFMPQLDEVLLPELKCKCLTLKLHITKYNLYGVASLLQASPHMETLNIDMESGFDLLEIFIHQAELSWIRGCRSLWNTTFLINAKQKSFTLRLLPPMFHTS; this is encoded by the exons ATGTTGGACCTGCCTAGTAAGGACTTGCATATCAGAAAATGGCTTAGTTTTATTCTAGAAAACAAAGTGGAACATGTTGTATTGCACTCAGTTTTTCGTGACATGTACACATTGCCTCAACTGTTCTACACTTGCTCCTCATTGATAACGTTTGATTTGTCTAACTGTGCATTTGAGAAAGGAGCAGTTATATCGTGGAAATCTCTCAAGACACTGAAGTTTGACACGGTGGTCTTAGACGATGAAACTAGTGTGAAATTACTATCAGGTTGTCCTGCTTTGGAGACTATGGAGCTGACTTCTTGCTATAGTTTTCGTCATTTGGAAATTAACAATTCAAATTTAAAGAGATTAAAGTTGGAAGGAGTTTTGCCGATGAATGAAGGAGGTGAGCGTTCATTTGAAATTATTGCACCTTATCTTCAGCAGTTGGAGATTATAGGAGGTATCCATGATATTAAATGTAGGCTAGTAAATGTATCTTCCTTGGTCAGTGCTCCCCTTAATTTTTTTATTGCATGTGTGAGTCAGCTCGATAGTACTTTTGTATATGTTGAGGATGACAGTTGTCATGATCATCATCAAGTTTTTTGGACCCTCATCCAAGATTATCTTCAAAAAGTGAGTCATGTAATGGAGCTAACAATTGCGACTTGGTTTGCAGAG GTCCTTTTCATGCCGCAGCTCGACGAAGTGCTGCTTCCAGAATTGAAATGCAAATGTCTCACGCTAAAGTTGCACATAACAAAGTATAATTTATATGGAGTAGCTAGCCTTTTGCAGGCCTCGCCTCACATGGAGACACTCAACATAGACATGGAATCTGGC TTTGATCTTCTTGAAATCTTCATTCATCAGGCAGAGTTGAGTTGGATCAGGGGTTGTAGAAGCTTGTGGAACACAACTTTCTTGATAAATGCCAAGCAGAAGAGTTTCACATTGCGCCTTTTACCTCCCATGTTCCATACGAGTTAA